One genomic region from Stackebrandtia nassauensis DSM 44728 encodes:
- a CDS encoding RidA family protein: MTDIKRIASGGPWEQLYGYVRAVKAGPWVISSGCTSTVDGKVVHVGDVAAQAKEAFRIALDSLVEAGASLTDVVRTRMYVTDPVHADPVGRAHGELFGLVKPAATLVVVSHLLHPDQLVEVEVEAYHQD; the protein is encoded by the coding sequence ATGACCGACATCAAACGCATCGCCTCCGGCGGCCCCTGGGAACAGCTCTACGGCTACGTCCGCGCCGTCAAGGCCGGACCCTGGGTCATCAGCTCCGGCTGCACCTCAACGGTCGACGGCAAGGTCGTCCACGTCGGCGACGTCGCCGCCCAGGCCAAGGAAGCCTTCCGCATCGCCCTGGACTCGCTCGTGGAAGCCGGAGCCAGCCTCACCGACGTCGTCCGCACCCGCATGTACGTCACCGACCCGGTCCACGCCGACCCGGTAGGCCGCGCCCACGGCGAACTGTTCGGCCTCGTCAAACCCGCGGCCACCCTCGTCGTCGTCTCCCACCTCCTCCACCCCGACCAACTCGTCGAAGTGGAAGTCGAGGCATACCACCAGGACTGA
- a CDS encoding amino acid ABC transporter permease, whose amino-acid sequence MFQNLDYVLPILAQGFVTTLWLTLASFALALVIGGILALMHVSPAPPARWAATAYTQFFRNIPLLVILVLFLFGFTALGIGKGMASWIWAIIGLGTYTGALVGETLRSGINSISLGQAEAARSIGLTFGQSLSSVILPQAFRTVVPPLGSLFIALVKNSALASAVGIIELSGVADQLQEDRNVSVSIWTIVIGVILFYLIINLPASYLIRVAEKRAAISR is encoded by the coding sequence GTGTTCCAAAACCTCGACTACGTGTTGCCGATCCTGGCGCAGGGTTTCGTGACCACCCTGTGGCTGACACTGGCCAGCTTCGCCCTGGCGCTGGTCATCGGCGGGATCCTCGCGCTCATGCACGTCAGTCCCGCGCCCCCCGCCCGTTGGGCCGCGACCGCCTACACCCAGTTCTTCCGCAACATCCCCCTACTCGTCATTCTGGTGCTGTTCCTGTTCGGCTTCACCGCGCTGGGCATCGGCAAGGGCATGGCCTCGTGGATCTGGGCGATCATCGGCCTGGGCACCTACACCGGCGCGCTGGTCGGTGAGACCCTGCGCTCGGGCATCAACTCCATCTCGCTCGGACAGGCCGAGGCCGCGCGCTCCATCGGCCTCACCTTCGGACAGTCACTGTCCAGCGTGATCCTCCCGCAGGCGTTCCGGACCGTCGTACCGCCACTGGGATCGCTGTTCATCGCGCTCGTCAAGAACAGCGCGCTGGCGTCCGCGGTCGGCATCATCGAGTTGAGCGGCGTCGCCGACCAGCTCCAGGAGGACAGGAACGTCAGTGTGTCGATCTGGACGATCGTCATCGGTGTGATCCTGTTCTACCTGATCATCAACTTGCCCGCGAGTTATCTCATCCGCGTCGCTGAGAAGCGCGCCGCGATCTCCCGGTAG
- the hisF gene encoding imidazole glycerol phosphate synthase subunit HisF — protein MSLAVRVIPCLDVDAGRVVKGVKFKELRDAGDPVELAAAYGAAGADELTFLDVTASVDDRATMIDVVRRTAETVFIPLTVGGGVRSVEDVDALLRAGADKVGVNTAAINRPELIAEIAKRFGNQVLVLSLDVRHTGETASGWEVTTHGGRQGTGLDAVEWAKRGAELGAGELLVNSMDADGTKDGFDLPLIRAVRAAVDIPVIASGGAGELDHFAPAVEAGADAVLAASVFHFGQLSIGEVKDALAASGATVRR, from the coding sequence ATGTCTTTGGCCGTTCGTGTCATTCCATGCCTCGACGTCGACGCTGGCCGCGTCGTCAAGGGGGTCAAGTTCAAGGAGTTGCGCGACGCGGGGGATCCGGTGGAACTGGCCGCCGCGTATGGTGCGGCCGGGGCCGATGAGCTGACGTTTCTGGATGTCACCGCGTCGGTTGACGACCGGGCCACCATGATCGATGTCGTGCGCCGCACCGCTGAGACCGTGTTCATTCCGCTGACCGTGGGTGGGGGAGTGCGGTCGGTGGAGGACGTGGACGCGTTGCTGCGGGCCGGGGCGGACAAGGTTGGAGTCAACACCGCCGCGATCAACCGGCCGGAGCTCATCGCTGAGATCGCGAAGCGGTTCGGGAACCAGGTGCTGGTGTTGTCGCTGGACGTCCGCCACACCGGGGAGACCGCGAGCGGCTGGGAGGTCACGACGCACGGCGGCCGTCAGGGGACCGGGCTCGACGCGGTCGAGTGGGCGAAACGGGGCGCCGAGCTGGGGGCGGGGGAGTTGCTGGTCAACTCGATGGACGCCGACGGTACGAAGGACGGGTTCGATCTGCCGTTGATACGCGCTGTCCGTGCCGCCGTTGACATCCCGGTGATCGCTTCGGGTGGGGCGGGGGAGCTGGACCATTTCGCTCCGGCGGTGGAGGCCGGGGCCGACGCGGTGTTGGCCGCGAGTGTGTTCCACTTCGGGCAGTTGAGTATTGGTGAGGTCAAGGACGCGCTGGCCGCGTCCGGGGCCACCGTGCGGCGGTAG
- a CDS encoding endonuclease V codes for MTKYPWPTDVETAEKLQESLRTRVCREGVRVAPGVVAGVDIAYDKDSELAAAAAVAFELGSLAVVATATVVGRVEFPYRPGLLGFREVPLSSQVLERLDVAAELVVCDGHGLAHPRGFGMACHLGVHMNQPTMGIAKNPPEFAVNEPGKRRGSSTLIFNGDDVVGACLRTQDNVKPVYVSVGHRIGLDEAVEVALRLSPRFRLPATTRAADRLSRDTLAEALG; via the coding sequence GTGACGAAATACCCATGGCCGACCGACGTCGAGACCGCCGAGAAGTTGCAGGAGTCGTTGCGGACCCGGGTGTGTCGCGAGGGCGTTCGGGTGGCCCCTGGGGTGGTGGCCGGGGTCGATATCGCCTATGACAAAGATTCCGAGCTGGCCGCCGCGGCGGCGGTGGCCTTTGAGCTGGGATCGCTGGCGGTGGTGGCCACCGCGACGGTGGTGGGGCGGGTGGAGTTCCCGTATCGGCCGGGGTTGTTGGGATTTCGGGAGGTGCCATTGTCGTCCCAGGTGTTGGAACGGTTGGACGTGGCGGCTGAGCTGGTGGTCTGCGACGGGCACGGGCTGGCGCATCCCCGGGGGTTCGGAATGGCGTGCCATCTGGGTGTCCACATGAATCAACCGACAATGGGAATTGCGAAGAATCCTCCCGAATTCGCTGTCAATGAACCGGGAAAGCGACGCGGATCGTCCACATTGATATTCAATGGGGACGATGTCGTGGGCGCTTGTCTGCGCACACAGGACAATGTGAAACCCGTTTATGTCTCGGTCGGTCATCGTATTGGTCTGGACGAGGCGGTGGAGGTGGCGTTGCGGTTGTCGCCGCGGTTTCGGCTGCCCGCCACCACCCGGGCCGCCGATCGGCTGTCGCGGGACACTTTGGCCGAGGCGCTAGGCTGA
- a CDS encoding DUF4126 domain-containing protein gives MFAVLTGAGLSVSAGLNAYIPLLLVGLISKFTDQISLPPSWDWLSTWWALTVMTVLLIVEFVVDKIAVVDHVNDIIQTLIRPASGGAVLSATTAASELDEATGTAVAAIDNPTVAWIAGIALALAVHITKVVIRPMINAGTLGFGTPVASAAEDTGSFGMSLLSIFAPILAGIALIFVLIAIIFLWRARRRWKKRRADRKVAKIAERYSKSQ, from the coding sequence ATGTTCGCTGTGCTGACCGGTGCCGGACTGTCGGTGTCGGCCGGGCTCAACGCCTACATCCCGCTGCTCCTGGTGGGCCTGATATCCAAGTTCACCGACCAGATCTCCCTCCCTCCGAGCTGGGACTGGCTGTCCACCTGGTGGGCCCTCACCGTCATGACCGTCCTGCTGATCGTCGAGTTCGTGGTCGACAAGATCGCCGTGGTCGACCACGTCAACGACATCATCCAAACCCTCATCCGCCCCGCCAGCGGCGGCGCCGTCCTCTCGGCCACCACAGCGGCAAGCGAACTCGACGAAGCCACGGGCACAGCGGTAGCGGCCATCGACAACCCCACGGTCGCCTGGATCGCGGGCATCGCCCTCGCCCTAGCCGTCCACATCACCAAGGTCGTGATCCGCCCGATGATCAACGCGGGCACCCTGGGCTTCGGCACACCCGTCGCCAGCGCCGCCGAGGACACCGGCTCGTTCGGCATGAGCCTGCTGTCGATCTTCGCCCCGATCCTGGCCGGAATCGCGCTGATCTTCGTCCTGATCGCCATCATCTTCCTGTGGCGGGCCCGACGACGCTGGAAGAAACGTCGAGCCGACCGCAAGGTCGCCAAGATCGCGGAGCGGTACTCGAAGAGCCAGTGA
- a CDS encoding amino acid ABC transporter ATP-binding protein, with protein MEKPTDASTPLVRLSGVNKHFGSNHVLKDINLHVDRGEVIVLIGPSGSGKSTLCRTINRLETIDSGTITVDGKPLPAEGRELAKLRSDVGMVFQHFNLFAHLTVLQNITLGPIKVRRQSKAAAEKRGRELLERVGLADKADALPAQLSGGQQQRVAIARGLAMDPKLMMFDEPTSALDPEMINEVLDVMQDLAREGMTMVVVTHEMGFARRASNRVIFLADGAIVEEAPPAEFFDNPQTERAQDFLSKVLSH; from the coding sequence ATGGAAAAACCGACGGATGCCTCCACCCCACTGGTCCGGCTGTCCGGGGTCAATAAGCACTTCGGCAGCAACCACGTGCTCAAGGACATCAACCTGCACGTGGACCGAGGCGAGGTTATCGTCCTCATCGGACCTTCGGGTTCGGGTAAATCCACCCTGTGCCGCACCATCAACCGCCTGGAGACCATCGACTCCGGCACCATCACCGTCGACGGCAAACCCCTTCCCGCCGAAGGCCGCGAACTGGCGAAACTGCGCTCCGACGTCGGCATGGTGTTCCAGCACTTCAACCTGTTCGCGCACCTCACCGTGCTGCAGAACATCACCCTGGGACCCATCAAGGTGCGCCGCCAGTCCAAGGCCGCCGCCGAGAAGCGCGGCCGGGAACTCCTCGAACGCGTCGGCCTGGCCGACAAGGCCGACGCCCTCCCCGCCCAGCTGTCCGGCGGCCAGCAACAGCGTGTGGCCATCGCCCGCGGCCTGGCCATGGACCCCAAGCTCATGATGTTCGACGAGCCCACCTCGGCCCTCGACCCCGAGATGATCAACGAGGTCCTCGACGTGATGCAGGACCTGGCCCGCGAGGGCATGACGATGGTCGTGGTCACGCACGAGATGGGCTTCGCCCGCCGCGCCTCCAACCGGGTCATCTTCCTGGCCGACGGCGCCATCGTCGAAGAGGCTCCCCCGGCCGAGTTCTTCGACAACCCCCAGACCGAACGTGCGCAGGACTTTTTGTCGAAAGTGTTGTCTCACTGA
- a CDS encoding amino acid ABC transporter permease, with the protein MSKQETSVLFDALGPKGKQRARIVSVVAGLLIAAFVTYAVIILSSNEFFSAEAWNTVFDAQLFETIWVKGLLGTLRAAFFGCIGALVIGVIVGMGRVSRFKFIRAISAVYVQFFRSIPLLLLIWIPYAINLYYGYMDALFTDEIWQLTSFVVIGLSIYNGAVLAEILRSGINALPPGQAMAGHAVGLRHGQVMRSIVMPQAIRNMLPAVLAQLIILFKDTSLGYAITYPELLHEARLLGSNFNVALLQSLFTVAFVYFIIAYTAGKLVNVVDRKMSRKTAGKTVGGTDDTAGLAALPIAAASDADGGGNN; encoded by the coding sequence ATGAGCAAACAAGAAACCTCCGTCCTCTTCGACGCGCTCGGCCCCAAGGGCAAGCAACGCGCGAGGATCGTCTCCGTAGTCGCCGGGCTGTTGATTGCCGCCTTCGTCACGTACGCGGTCATCATCTTGAGCAGCAACGAATTCTTCTCCGCCGAAGCCTGGAACACCGTCTTCGACGCCCAACTCTTCGAGACGATCTGGGTCAAGGGTCTGCTCGGAACGTTGCGCGCGGCCTTCTTCGGCTGCATCGGCGCCCTGGTCATCGGCGTCATCGTCGGTATGGGGCGAGTCTCGCGCTTCAAGTTCATCCGGGCCATCAGCGCGGTCTACGTTCAGTTCTTCCGGTCGATCCCGCTGCTGCTGCTGATCTGGATCCCGTACGCGATCAACCTGTACTACGGGTACATGGACGCCCTGTTCACCGACGAGATCTGGCAGTTGACCTCGTTCGTCGTCATCGGCCTGTCCATCTACAACGGAGCGGTGCTCGCCGAGATCCTGCGCAGTGGTATCAACGCGCTGCCGCCGGGACAGGCGATGGCCGGACACGCCGTCGGTCTGCGGCACGGTCAGGTCATGCGATCGATCGTCATGCCGCAGGCGATCCGCAACATGCTTCCGGCGGTGTTGGCCCAGTTGATCATCCTGTTCAAGGACACCTCGCTGGGTTACGCGATCACCTACCCCGAGCTGCTCCACGAAGCCCGGCTGCTGGGATCCAACTTCAACGTCGCACTGTTGCAGAGCTTGTTCACTGTCGCGTTCGTGTACTTCATCATCGCCTACACCGCGGGCAAGCTGGTCAACGTGGTCGACCGCAAGATGAGCCGCAAGACCGCCGGTAAGACGGTGGGCGGCACGGACGACACAGCCGGTCTGGCCGCATTGCCGATCGCCGCTGCCAGCGATGCCGATGGCGGAGGCAACAACTGA
- a CDS encoding glutamate ABC transporter substrate-binding protein translates to MRKFRTAVVAGVAVALFALSACAGQASKDKEEADKKKEEVGDYVMEQDKDVPEGLLADAVKDGKLVVGVKPDQPLIGEKKGSTYEGFDIEMAKLLGMRLFGKGGEEKVEFKETTSDNREAFLNSGEVDVVIASYSMYPDRVKQFSFAGPYLFTGQNALVSAENKDIKTIDDLAGKKVCIAKGSGSIDNLKKENPKAKIETRANYGDCAAQVKDGTFDAVSTDETILYGYKSQDKEAFRILDSSENFTDEPYGIGMKKGNDAAKDYINEMIKAAYENEDWDKAFELTFGAAGMEKPEYPEIGKITSD, encoded by the coding sequence ATGCGTAAGTTCCGCACTGCTGTGGTCGCGGGTGTTGCCGTGGCCCTGTTCGCCCTGTCCGCGTGCGCGGGTCAGGCGTCGAAGGACAAGGAAGAAGCCGACAAGAAGAAGGAAGAAGTCGGCGACTACGTCATGGAGCAGGACAAGGATGTCCCCGAGGGCCTGCTCGCCGACGCGGTGAAGGACGGAAAGCTCGTCGTCGGTGTCAAGCCCGACCAGCCACTGATCGGCGAGAAGAAGGGCTCCACCTACGAGGGCTTCGACATCGAGATGGCGAAGCTGCTGGGTATGCGCCTGTTCGGCAAGGGTGGCGAGGAGAAGGTCGAGTTCAAGGAGACCACCTCCGACAACCGTGAGGCCTTCCTGAACTCCGGCGAGGTCGACGTGGTCATCGCCAGCTACAGCATGTACCCCGACCGCGTGAAGCAGTTCTCGTTCGCCGGTCCGTACCTGTTCACCGGTCAGAACGCCCTGGTGTCTGCCGAGAACAAGGACATCAAGACCATTGATGACCTGGCGGGCAAGAAGGTCTGCATCGCCAAGGGCTCGGGTTCGATCGACAACCTGAAGAAGGAGAACCCGAAGGCCAAGATCGAGACCCGCGCCAACTACGGCGACTGTGCCGCCCAGGTCAAGGACGGCACCTTCGACGCGGTCAGCACCGACGAGACGATCCTGTACGGCTACAAGAGCCAGGACAAGGAAGCGTTCCGCATCCTCGACTCCTCGGAGAACTTCACCGACGAGCCTTACGGCATCGGCATGAAGAAGGGCAACGACGCGGCCAAGGACTACATCAACGAGATGATCAAAGCGGCCTACGAGAACGAAGACTGGGACAAGGCCTTCGAGCTGACCTTCGGTGCCGCTGGCATGGAGAAGCCGGAGTACCCCGAAATCGGCAAGATCACCTCTGACTAA
- a CDS encoding MBL fold metallo-hydrolase, with protein MTTAGLRLNVLGSATPYPRPDNPCSGYLLTSGDTRIWLDAGTGTLAALQRHVRLTDLDAIWISHAHADHSADLLTAYYALLYADLRLTAPLPLYGPPGIADRLADFLTNGPERSPVERAFTIHELHDGHRAEIGPLSLTTRAVEHGLPAFAVRVDDGDVSLVYSGDTAPCAKLTELATTCDTLLCEADSAEPSTPPVHHTPEDAGTTATAAGVGRLIITHVGPFLTPEQAVDRAAATFSGPIGYAAPGTTIDITPMP; from the coding sequence ATGACCACGGCAGGGCTGCGACTCAACGTACTCGGCAGCGCCACCCCATACCCGCGCCCTGACAATCCGTGCTCCGGCTACCTGCTCACCAGCGGCGACACGAGGATCTGGCTGGACGCGGGAACCGGAACCCTCGCCGCGCTGCAACGACACGTCCGCCTCACCGACCTCGACGCCATTTGGATCTCCCACGCCCACGCCGACCACAGCGCCGACCTTTTGACCGCGTACTACGCCTTGCTCTACGCGGACCTTCGCCTCACCGCACCGCTCCCGCTCTACGGGCCACCCGGCATCGCCGATCGGCTAGCCGACTTCCTCACCAACGGCCCCGAACGAAGCCCCGTCGAGCGGGCCTTCACCATCCACGAACTACACGACGGGCATCGCGCCGAGATAGGTCCACTGTCACTGACTACCCGGGCGGTCGAGCACGGGCTCCCGGCATTCGCGGTCCGCGTCGACGACGGTGACGTCTCGCTGGTCTACTCCGGCGACACCGCGCCCTGCGCCAAGCTCACCGAACTGGCCACCACCTGCGACACGCTGCTATGCGAAGCCGACAGCGCCGAACCCAGCACCCCACCGGTTCACCACACTCCCGAAGACGCGGGCACGACCGCCACCGCAGCTGGCGTGGGCCGATTGATCATCACCCACGTCGGCCCGTTCCTCACCCCCGAGCAAGCCGTCGACCGAGCCGCCGCGACGTTCTCCGGCCCGATCGGCTACGCCGCGCCAGGAACCACCATCGACATCACGCCGATGCCCTGA
- a CDS encoding AfsR/SARP family transcriptional regulator: MEFSILGPLRVQHGGRSVPISGRHAPKLLAVLLVDAGRLVTVTRLIETLWAEDPPATAKRQVQNVMAALRRALPEPDAIEATGNGYRLELESATVDLREFERLRSLARAAEPREALRYLREALRLWRGEALAGLTGSSIEAAAAKLNEARISAIEERVELELDLERRLDVVGELRELLVAHPFRQRLTGQLMRALWYAGSKSEALEVYRKLRKRLAEGLGLDPDAELARLHSAILRGEPETPAADRTTAAVRERTVPAQLPAAPSTFTGRRKQVVALDELLEQGRNTAVVSAIAGMGGAGKTALALYWGHRVRERFPDGQLYINLRGYDEAKPVAAIDALGRFLVALGQTSTTVPSDVDEAAALFRSLLSERRMLVILDNAREAAQVRPLLPGGAGNLAIVTSRDRLASLTALEGAEPIRLDTLSQTESLELLANIVGAGRLDTDPEAAHRIAELCGRLPLALRIAGASLAAQPDLALGEFTDVLGGPDRLRRLALDGDKLASVSNVLELSVAALDDTSRELLLKLAQILGDDFCHGLAVHLSELDETGAGRNLAALEAAHLIEQHIPSRYRIHDLTRDYMRQQGRRTFDDVRLHDIQTCFITWHYAVRREISVTEASNVVSAFNAWREHPEIWKLATMFSVFSGTEYKPTQLLQLAEWALVARKDGMDPMGNAYLLMEIAILYRAMGNRNLAVREAEKAIDVVHRAGLEDPDGRFRGNLALMYMEVGQYIQAETLMRDALRSARESGDAQNIKSCSSSLAAICRRLGKFADAETLLNGVIDNPELPTQPTLDITAKAQLGALYLDIGRLTEALTVLDEVHSLPPDVGGMRSRTFSRILRTEALCALGRYESARPELTDVLAVAVRMDLTGAVMLATIQLAHLHSDSGDQQAALRALDTLGPHHLNESDQKFAAEIARLRCITNTRLRRFAKAVTFGGYACDRYANMSYPLMHARSLAALANAYEGANNPAQTTACRAQAFDIFSRLGVPEADELRELLGPAP; this comes from the coding sequence GTGGAGTTCTCGATACTCGGACCGTTGCGAGTCCAGCACGGCGGCCGTTCCGTCCCGATCTCCGGTCGCCACGCTCCCAAGCTGCTTGCGGTATTGCTGGTCGACGCCGGGCGTCTCGTCACCGTCACCCGTCTGATCGAAACGCTGTGGGCCGAGGATCCACCCGCCACAGCGAAGCGACAGGTCCAAAACGTTATGGCGGCGTTGCGCCGCGCGTTGCCGGAACCGGATGCCATCGAGGCGACCGGCAACGGCTACCGATTGGAGCTTGAATCGGCCACTGTGGATCTGCGGGAGTTTGAGCGATTGCGGTCGCTCGCCCGAGCGGCCGAACCACGGGAGGCATTGCGATATCTGCGAGAAGCGTTGCGACTGTGGCGGGGCGAGGCCCTCGCGGGCTTGACGGGGAGCAGCATCGAAGCGGCGGCGGCGAAGCTCAACGAGGCGAGGATCTCGGCCATCGAGGAACGCGTCGAGCTCGAGCTGGACCTGGAACGACGTTTGGACGTCGTCGGCGAACTGCGGGAGCTGCTGGTGGCGCACCCGTTCCGGCAACGGTTGACGGGACAACTGATGCGGGCGCTTTGGTACGCGGGGAGCAAGTCAGAGGCGTTGGAGGTCTACCGGAAACTGCGGAAACGATTGGCCGAGGGGCTGGGTCTGGATCCGGACGCCGAACTGGCGCGGTTGCACTCGGCGATCCTGCGGGGTGAGCCCGAAACCCCCGCTGCCGACCGGACCACAGCGGCGGTGCGGGAGCGGACGGTCCCGGCACAGCTGCCCGCCGCTCCGTCGACGTTCACGGGTCGGCGTAAGCAGGTGGTGGCGCTGGACGAGCTACTGGAGCAGGGGCGGAACACGGCGGTGGTGTCAGCGATCGCGGGGATGGGTGGTGCGGGGAAGACGGCGCTGGCGTTGTATTGGGGGCACCGGGTGCGGGAGCGGTTTCCAGACGGGCAGTTGTACATCAACTTGCGCGGGTACGACGAAGCGAAACCGGTCGCCGCGATCGACGCGCTGGGGCGGTTTCTGGTGGCACTGGGGCAAACCAGTACGACTGTCCCATCCGATGTGGATGAGGCGGCGGCATTGTTCCGGTCGCTGCTGTCCGAGCGGCGGATGCTCGTCATTCTCGACAACGCCCGCGAGGCAGCCCAGGTCCGACCGCTGCTGCCGGGCGGCGCCGGGAACCTGGCGATCGTGACCAGTCGGGATCGGCTGGCAAGCCTCACCGCACTTGAAGGCGCTGAGCCGATTCGGCTGGATACCTTGAGCCAGACGGAGTCACTGGAGTTGCTGGCGAACATCGTGGGAGCCGGGCGGCTGGACACTGACCCGGAAGCGGCACATCGGATCGCCGAGCTGTGCGGACGGCTGCCGTTGGCCTTGCGGATCGCGGGGGCGAGCTTGGCGGCGCAGCCAGACCTGGCACTCGGTGAGTTCACCGATGTACTGGGCGGGCCGGATCGGTTGCGGCGATTGGCGCTTGACGGGGACAAGCTCGCCAGCGTGTCCAACGTGCTCGAATTGTCCGTGGCAGCACTCGATGACACGAGCCGCGAACTGCTGCTGAAGCTGGCGCAGATCCTGGGCGACGACTTCTGTCATGGACTGGCGGTCCACCTGTCCGAACTGGACGAAACCGGGGCCGGGCGAAATCTGGCGGCCCTGGAGGCCGCACATCTCATTGAGCAGCACATCCCGTCCCGGTACCGTATTCACGACTTGACTCGCGATTACATGAGACAACAGGGTCGCCGGACCTTCGACGACGTTCGTCTTCACGACATTCAAACCTGTTTCATCACTTGGCATTACGCTGTCCGGCGCGAAATTTCCGTCACAGAGGCATCGAATGTCGTTTCCGCGTTCAACGCGTGGCGAGAACATCCTGAGATCTGGAAACTCGCGACGATGTTCTCAGTCTTCAGCGGGACCGAGTACAAGCCCACTCAGCTACTTCAGTTGGCCGAGTGGGCACTCGTCGCGAGAAAAGACGGCATGGATCCCATGGGCAACGCGTATCTCCTCATGGAGATCGCGATTCTGTATCGCGCCATGGGAAACCGGAATCTGGCGGTCCGCGAAGCAGAGAAGGCCATCGATGTCGTTCACCGAGCGGGTCTGGAGGATCCCGACGGGCGTTTCCGGGGGAATCTGGCATTGATGTACATGGAGGTGGGCCAGTACATCCAAGCCGAGACGCTCATGCGAGACGCGCTGCGATCGGCGCGAGAGTCAGGTGACGCCCAGAACATCAAGTCCTGTTCGTCGTCCCTGGCCGCCATCTGCCGCAGGTTGGGTAAGTTCGCCGACGCCGAGACACTACTCAACGGTGTCATTGACAATCCGGAGCTGCCCACACAACCCACTCTGGACATTACCGCGAAGGCCCAACTAGGCGCCCTCTATCTGGACATCGGCCGCCTTACCGAGGCTCTCACGGTCCTTGACGAGGTGCACTCGCTGCCGCCGGACGTGGGAGGAATGCGATCACGCACGTTCTCGCGAATCCTGCGTACTGAGGCTCTCTGCGCGCTGGGCCGGTACGAATCCGCGCGTCCAGAGTTGACCGACGTACTCGCTGTCGCCGTTCGCATGGACCTCACCGGGGCGGTCATGCTGGCTACGATCCAGTTGGCGCACCTCCACAGCGATTCGGGAGATCAACAAGCCGCGCTACGAGCCCTGGACACACTCGGCCCCCATCACCTCAACGAATCCGACCAGAAATTCGCCGCTGAGATCGCGCGGCTGCGGTGCATCACCAACACCCGGCTTCGACGGTTCGCGAAAGCCGTCACGTTCGGCGGTTACGCGTGTGACCGCTACGCGAACATGTCCTATCCGCTGATGCACGCCAGGTCGCTGGCGGCGCTGGCCAACGCGTACGAGGGTGCAAACAATCCCGCCCAAACTACGGCCTGTCGCGCGCAGGCCTTCGATATCTTCTCCCGGCTGGGCGTCCCCGAAGCGGACGAACTCCGCGAGCTCCTCGGCCCCGCCCCGTAA
- a CDS encoding TIGR03085 family metal-binding protein — protein MSSIVRTEREALTTLLTTLGPQAPTLCTGWTTADLAAHLVARERRADSLPGLMVPLLAGHTERVRRGYRDLDYDKLLDLLRRPPWWALTTTIESFDLAEWFVHHEDVRRAAPDWQPRPLPRPFGEALWDKPFLTQALLFRTGFAVTLEAPGYGRRTVGRGPSAATVTGEPGEILLFCFGRQAHARVDVEGRKAAKLRRAKLGL, from the coding sequence ATGTCGTCGATCGTGCGAACCGAGCGCGAAGCCCTGACCACTCTGCTGACGACCCTGGGCCCGCAGGCTCCGACCCTGTGCACCGGCTGGACCACCGCCGACCTGGCGGCGCACCTGGTGGCCCGGGAACGGCGGGCCGACAGCCTGCCCGGCCTGATGGTGCCGCTGCTGGCGGGTCACACCGAACGCGTCCGGCGCGGCTACCGCGACCTGGACTACGACAAGCTGCTGGACCTACTGCGTCGGCCACCCTGGTGGGCGCTGACCACCACGATCGAATCCTTCGACCTGGCAGAGTGGTTCGTGCACCACGAGGACGTGCGCCGAGCCGCCCCCGACTGGCAGCCCCGACCGCTGCCCCGCCCGTTCGGCGAGGCGCTGTGGGACAAACCGTTCCTGACCCAGGCGCTGCTGTTTCGCACCGGCTTCGCGGTCACGCTGGAGGCACCCGGCTACGGGCGCCGCACCGTCGGCCGGGGCCCGTCGGCCGCGACGGTCACCGGCGAGCCCGGCGAGATCCTGCTGTTCTGCTTCGGGCGGCAGGCGCACGCGCGCGTCGACGTCGAGGGCCGCAAGGCCGCGAAACTGCGCCGCGCGAAGCTGGGGCTCTAG